A genomic segment from Streptomyces sp. AM 4-1-1 encodes:
- a CDS encoding NACHT domain-containing protein, which produces MGDVDEDPLAELASRLRTLRVQRGLQMGGLQQRTGLGRTTVSQALNGQALPSEATLVALAKALGADVEPLLALRNAASPVPQARRNYPQLVRATRLKAQPSFEERYLRYVAERHSQLTVVGLDLSRPERARWPLDAAYLSLELAERPEDWLAGNEEANRPSVVVKRAEHALANCRRVLLRGLAGSGKTTLLQWLAVATARNELPEELADWRGRVPFVLPLRTLVRRGPLPEPHDFLSAVGTPLAASQPEGWADAVLDRGEALVLVDGIDEVPQEHRGATRDWLEQLLAAYKDARVVVTTRPSAVPEGWLASSHFTELSVRPMSAADTGVFVHRWHTAAQHSSTTETERAQLHDLETALQVTVRAQRDLAQLSSTPLMCALICALHRDRRGHLPHSRMELYEAALSMLLVRRDLERSIDDPEGIQLTEHQSVQLLQRLAYWLIRNRQTEMERATALALIGDALPAMQAVAEQGTRDQVLTHLVGRSGLLRQPTADTIDFVHRTFQDYLGAKAAIEAHDFPTTPAGNTYSYAVETGENGEAIYDLSRVLQDGVFPIGTIVVHPNWELFPKTEGLLNVQFGKGSATDRHERTDAPKLGDMELPYVVGSHLVNPADLTAETDNGNAPLLKFRKRMLGAAFETSAPAENASPETFEKVRDLVTGLITTYQTDKATPARQATYTKFLNKQRAEATQAQINKLDDKAQALAFMRAELVEKLNGYNAA; this is translated from the coding sequence ATGGGGGACGTGGACGAGGATCCGTTGGCGGAGCTCGCGTCTCGGCTGCGTACCCTCAGGGTGCAGCGTGGTTTGCAGATGGGTGGGTTGCAGCAGAGGACCGGGCTGGGGCGGACAACGGTCAGCCAGGCACTGAATGGTCAGGCGTTGCCTTCCGAGGCCACGCTGGTGGCCCTGGCCAAGGCGTTGGGTGCAGATGTGGAGCCTCTGCTGGCCTTACGTAACGCCGCCTCCCCCGTGCCGCAGGCACGCAGGAACTATCCGCAGCTGGTTAGGGCAACGCGGCTGAAGGCACAGCCTTCGTTCGAGGAGCGGTACCTCCGTTACGTGGCGGAGCGGCATTCCCAGCTGACGGTCGTGGGGCTGGATCTGAGTCGGCCGGAACGTGCGCGTTGGCCACTGGACGCGGCTTACTTGAGCTTGGAACTGGCGGAGCGGCCGGAAGACTGGCTTGCGGGCAATGAGGAAGCCAACCGGCCGTCCGTCGTCGTGAAGCGTGCGGAGCACGCGTTGGCCAACTGCCGCCGAGTTCTTCTGCGAGGACTCGCGGGCAGCGGAAAGACAACACTGCTGCAGTGGCTGGCTGTCGCGACGGCACGCAATGAGCTGCCGGAGGAACTGGCGGACTGGCGGGGGCGCGTACCTTTCGTCCTGCCACTGCGGACGCTGGTGAGGCGTGGCCCGCTTCCTGAGCCGCACGATTTCCTGTCTGCGGTCGGCACCCCCTTGGCCGCATCACAGCCTGAGGGCTGGGCCGATGCTGTGCTCGACAGGGGGGAGGCACTCGTCCTGGTCGATGGCATCGACGAGGTTCCTCAAGAGCACCGCGGCGCCACGCGGGACTGGCTCGAGCAGCTTCTTGCGGCCTACAAGGACGCACGCGTCGTGGTCACCACACGTCCGTCCGCTGTCCCGGAAGGCTGGCTGGCCTCGTCGCACTTCACCGAACTGTCAGTGCGGCCCATGAGTGCGGCCGACACCGGAGTCTTCGTTCACCGGTGGCATACCGCAGCCCAGCACAGTTCTACGACCGAGACCGAGCGGGCACAGCTACATGATCTCGAGACAGCGCTCCAGGTCACCGTGCGTGCGCAGCGCGATCTGGCGCAGCTGTCCAGCACACCCTTGATGTGTGCCTTGATTTGCGCGCTGCACAGGGACCGCCGCGGTCATCTGCCTCACAGCCGCATGGAGTTGTACGAGGCAGCGCTGTCTATGCTGCTCGTGCGCCGCGACCTCGAGCGCAGCATCGATGACCCGGAAGGCATCCAGCTCACCGAACACCAGAGCGTCCAGCTACTGCAGCGTCTGGCTTACTGGCTCATCCGCAACCGCCAGACCGAGATGGAACGAGCCACTGCGCTGGCCCTGATCGGCGACGCGCTGCCAGCCATGCAGGCCGTGGCCGAACAGGGCACCCGCGACCAGGTTCTAACACACCTGGTCGGCCGCAGCGGGCTCCTGCGCCAGCCCACGGCGGACACCATCGACTTCGTCCACCGCACCTTCCAGGACTACCTCGGGGCCAAAGCCGCCATCGAAGCCCACGATTTCCCTACCACCCCGGCCGGTAACACCTACTCGTACGCCGTCGAGACGGGCGAGAACGGCGAGGCGATCTACGACCTGTCCCGCGTCCTCCAGGACGGGGTGTTCCCCATCGGCACGATCGTGGTCCACCCGAACTGGGAACTGTTCCCGAAGACCGAGGGTCTGCTGAACGTCCAGTTCGGCAAGGGCAGCGCCACCGACCGCCACGAGCGGACCGACGCCCCGAAGCTGGGCGACATGGAGCTGCCGTACGTGGTCGGCAGCCACCTGGTCAACCCGGCCGACCTGACCGCCGAGACGGACAACGGGAACGCGCCGCTGCTCAAGTTCCGCAAGCGGATGCTGGGGGCCGCCTTCGAGACCAGCGCCCCGGCCGAGAACGCCAGCCCGGAGACCTTCGAGAAGGTCCGCGACCTCGTCACCGGCCTGATCACCACCTACCAGACCGACAAGGCCACCCCCGCCCGCCAGGCCACCTACACCAAGTTCCTCAACAAGCAGCGCGCCGAAGCCACCCAGGCCCAGATCAACAAGCTCGACGACAAGGCACAGGCACTCGCCTTCATGCGCGCCGAACTGGTCGAGAAGCTGAACGGCTACAACGCCGCCTAA